TCACATTCTCACAGACGCATTTAAATTGATTAAGCAGATTCTGCGTTTGATAGTTGAGAATATTTCTTCTGCACGTTTCATTATAAATTGTAATCTCTACTACATTGTCCAACAAGGATTCATATTGCTTAAAAATGAAAACGAGTTTACTTTCCAAAAACATGTAGTGTTGCATCAGGTACATCTCTCCTCACTATTTATCGATGGGAACATTTTTCCCAGGTAAAACTAAAATATACGAATCTTTGTCTCATTTTTGATAGAATGAATTCATATAAAATTGTATGAGAAAAGGAATCCACACTATATGAATGAACTCTTGATTCAAATCGGACAAACCATTCGAATTCTCCGTGAAGATAAAAATTTAACCCTAGATGAGTGCGGAACCATGATTGGTGTCACACGTAACTATCTTCGACAAGTTGAAAACGGCGAACGCAATATTACGATGAAGACTTTAGAATCGATTGCAAAGACTTTGGGTGTTCATCCATCCGAACTACTGATAAACAGTTCCCCTTCACCCATTCTTGATGAAGAGGAATTGATTATGAAATTATGTAGTTCAAAAAGCAAGAGAGACCTAAAGTGTGTCATTGCCCTTCTACATGCCATGTCTGATTAATCAGCATACCCTCCAACTTCATAGGCAATCGCACTTAACATTTTATTGCGCTTGCTGAAGAAGTGAGTGATTTCTTCAAATTGATGCGTAAATGAATAATAAAAATAATCGACTAAAATCGCATGATAATCGTTTTGTCCGTAACGTGATAAGTAGTTACGCATAGCTATTTGTGCCGTACTCGTAAACATGTCGGAATCCGTATCATGAAAATCAATTTTTTGTTGATTAGAAATCTCAATCATCGCGTTGGTTTGAAATAAATAGCCTAGTGCGAATACAATTTCAAAATCTCGCATTTGGATTTGAAATTTCCTTTGCATCTCATCTTTTAACTCGTTATAAATCTGTATGTTAAGGAGCGCAATACTTCGTTTACCTGTATGAACCACAGAGCGGTGTTCATACGCAGCGTCAAGGGCAATAAATGGCGTGTCGGATTCGATTAAGACTTTTTTCCATTCGGGCATATTTTTCATAATGAGTTTTGACCCCTGCATTTGCGGAATGAAAGGAAAAATTATGTTATTCCAGCCAAATTGCTCAGAAATGATTCCCTCAAAAATAGATAGCGTTTGTTCTTCACTGGTTGGTTTATATTGAGTGCAATGCATGTTGTACCGCCTCCTCTAGAATTATAGTATTCAATTTTGATTACTATAATATTATACCAATTTAGAGGGGAAATCCGCATGAAACTAGTAAAAATTTTTCAATTAGTTCTTTTTTACTAGATAACTCCCACCCAACATCTTAGTTGGACTAGGAAAAAAAAAGCATCCACCATTTAGTGAAATGCTTCGTTAGTCGTTTAACGAGTTAGAATAAGGCGAAGAACTGAAACTATCATATCCCCTGGTTAGATATATCATTTACGTTCCAAGTGTGTAATGGTTTTTCAAATGACCGCTCATGTATCTTTGCTGTGATAACGATTATAAATCTTCGCTTCTACCCCACTGTTCTGTGGTTTGTAAAATTGATGATTTATTAGTTCTGGCGGTAACAAAGGTTGACGTTTATCTGGGAAGTCGACTGGGTTTATATACGTCTTCGTGCCGTCCCTGAGATGGTCAGGTACATCAAATGGTTTCGTATTTTTGACGGTCTCCAGCGCGGCGTTAATGGCTTTATACACCGAATTAGATTTAGGACTCTCACAAATGAAAATGGCGGCTTGTGCAAGCGCCATACGGCACTCAGGCATACCTACAAACTCCGCTGCTTGTTTGGCTGCCAACGCCATCTGCAACGCTGTAGGATTCGCCATACCCACGTCTTCAGTCGCATGCACGACCATTCTACGTGCGATATAAATGGGGTCTACGCCGCTGTATAGGAGTCGAGCCATCCAATATACTGCCGCGTCAGAATCGCTGCCCCTGAGCGATTTACAGAAGGCAGAGACGATATCATAAAAATCCGTTTGATTCATGCCGTTGATGCGTTGTTCTACGGCTTCTTGAATGTGTTGTAATTCAATGACGTTACCGCCATGTAGTGAGTAAGCAGCGTTCTCCAAAGCAATCAAAGAATTGCGTACATCCCCATTCGTTATATCCACCAGATAGCTCAAAGCATCTTCTGTAATTTCAAACTTATTTGCAAGCCCACGTTCTTCATTCTGCAAAGCAAGACGAATAATTTGTTTATGGTTATCATGCTCAAGAGGTTTGAAATTATATATTTTACATCTAGATACGAGCGGTGGGATAATGTCATGCATCACCGATTCAGTCGTTGCTCCAATTAACGTGAATGTTCCATCTTCAGAAGGCGGCAATAATGCCTCTTGAACATTTGATTTCATCGCATGGATCTCATCGATAAACAATACGGTTCGTTGGTTGTACAATTTTAAATTATCTTTGGCATTCTTGATGGCATCTCGGATATCAGCGATGCCGAGGTTAACCCCATTTAACCGAATGAAGTGGGCATTCGTCATTTTGCTTATAATCGTGGCAAGGCTTGTCTTTCCAGAGGATGGAGGACCCTGCAATATCATATTGGTTAGGTGGTCATTCTCTATCAGTCGGCGTAAAACCTTGCCTGGTGCAAGCAAATGCTCCTGACCGAAGAACTCACTTAAATTCTGAGGACGCATTTTTTCAGCTAGTGGTTTAAAATTGTTATTTTGTTCAAGTGTATAATCAAATAAGTCCATTATTGAAACTCCAATGCGTTTTTTTCTTTCATTATACGACATCTTCACTATAAAGATAAAAAAATCCCCATCCGATTGGATGAGGAGCTAATGATGTTATAATCCCCTAGCTGCTAATCGGGATTGGAGTTGAAGGATTTCGCCTCGAAGCTTTGCTGATATTTCTTTCTCTTCTTTCCAAAAAGCTCGAGCGCCTTTATACTTATCCATCAGGTCTTCGTGTTCAGCTTTTAATTTAGCAAGTGCCTTCTCTGAATCACGTAGTTTCTTTTCAATCCCCTCAATTTCACGTTTCAAACCTTTGTAATCAACATCATTTTGTTT
This portion of the Cohnella abietis genome encodes:
- a CDS encoding helix-turn-helix domain-containing protein, with the protein product MNELLIQIGQTIRILREDKNLTLDECGTMIGVTRNYLRQVENGERNITMKTLESIAKTLGVHPSELLINSSPSPILDEEELIMKLCSSKSKRDLKCVIALLHAMSD
- a CDS encoding replication-associated recombination protein A; its protein translation is MSYNERKKRIGVSIMDLFDYTLEQNNNFKPLAEKMRPQNLSEFFGQEHLLAPGKVLRRLIENDHLTNMILQGPPSSGKTSLATIISKMTNAHFIRLNGVNLGIADIRDAIKNAKDNLKLYNQRTVLFIDEIHAMKSNVQEALLPPSEDGTFTLIGATTESVMHDIIPPLVSRCKIYNFKPLEHDNHKQIIRLALQNEERGLANKFEITEDALSYLVDITNGDVRNSLIALENAAYSLHGGNVIELQHIQEAVEQRINGMNQTDFYDIVSAFCKSLRGSDSDAAVYWMARLLYSGVDPIYIARRMVVHATEDVGMANPTALQMALAAKQAAEFVGMPECRMALAQAAIFICESPKSNSVYKAINAALETVKNTKPFDVPDHLRDGTKTYINPVDFPDKRQPLLPPELINHQFYKPQNSGVEAKIYNRYHSKDT